One stretch of Streptomyces sp. R21 DNA includes these proteins:
- the lgt gene encoding prolipoprotein diacylglyceryl transferase — protein sequence MEIAYIPSPSRSVLHLGPIPLRGYAFCIIIGVFVAVWLGNKRWIARGGRPGTVADIAVWAVPFGLVGGRLYHVITDYELYFSEGRDWVDAFKIWQGGLGIWGAIALGAVGAWIGCRRRGIPLPAWADALAPGIVFAQAIGRWGNWFNQELYGKATDVPWALKITSSTDGRVPGTYHPTFLYESLWCVGVGFLVIWADRRFKLGHGRAFALYVAAYCVGRGWIEYMRVDDAHHILGLRLNDWTAMVVFVLAVVYIVVSARLRPGREEVVEPGASSEGEQGADADDSDVDLEKTETKTEKKADAEAPEAIDSDEAAEPAEVTESAESTKDAAESAKKS from the coding sequence ATGGAAATTGCCTACATCCCCAGCCCATCGCGCAGTGTGCTGCATCTCGGCCCCATTCCGCTGCGCGGCTACGCGTTCTGCATCATCATCGGCGTCTTCGTAGCCGTCTGGCTCGGCAACAAGCGCTGGATCGCCCGAGGCGGGCGGCCCGGCACGGTGGCCGACATCGCGGTCTGGGCCGTGCCCTTCGGCCTCGTCGGCGGCCGGCTCTACCACGTGATCACGGACTACGAGCTGTACTTCAGCGAGGGCCGTGACTGGGTCGACGCCTTCAAGATCTGGCAGGGCGGCCTCGGCATCTGGGGCGCGATCGCGCTCGGTGCGGTGGGCGCCTGGATCGGCTGCCGCCGCCGCGGCATCCCGCTGCCCGCGTGGGCCGACGCGCTCGCCCCCGGCATCGTCTTCGCGCAGGCGATCGGCCGCTGGGGCAACTGGTTCAACCAGGAGCTGTACGGCAAGGCCACCGACGTGCCGTGGGCCCTGAAGATCACGTCCTCGACGGACGGCCGGGTCCCGGGCACCTACCACCCGACCTTCCTGTACGAGTCGCTGTGGTGCGTCGGCGTCGGATTCCTCGTCATCTGGGCCGACCGCCGCTTCAAGCTCGGCCACGGGCGGGCGTTCGCGCTGTACGTCGCCGCGTACTGCGTGGGCCGCGGCTGGATCGAGTACATGCGCGTCGACGACGCCCACCACATCCTGGGCCTGCGTCTCAACGACTGGACCGCGATGGTCGTGTTCGTCCTCGCGGTGGTCTACATCGTGGTGTCGGCGCGACTGCGTCCGGGCCGCGAGGAGGTCGTCGAGCCGGGCGCTTCCAGCGAGGGTGAGCAGGGGGCGGACGCCGACGACAGCGACGTCGACCTGGAGAAGACCGAGACGAAGACCGAGAAGAAGGCGGACGCCGAGGCCCCGGAGGCCATCGACTCCGACGAGGCCGCAGAGCCCGCCGAAGTCACGGAGTCCGCCGAGTCCACGAAGGACGCGGCCGAGTCGGCCAAGAAGAGCTGA